In Macadamia integrifolia cultivar HAES 741 chromosome 5, SCU_Mint_v3, whole genome shotgun sequence, a single window of DNA contains:
- the LOC122078235 gene encoding receptor protein kinase-like protein ZAR1, protein MAVATDIFFLSFFVIVSLPNICLSLTPDGLSLLALKSAVDQSSSDTSVFSDWNENDSDPCRWTGISCMNVSESSDPRVVGIAIAARNLRAYIPSELGSLFFLRRLNLHGNRFYGSIPDQLFNASSLHSIFLYGNNLSGGLPPSLCHLPRLQNLDLSHNSLSGSIPRDLGNCGQLQRLILSGNQFSGHIPTGIWPKLLNLVTLDLSSNGFSGSIPSDLGELQSLSGTLNLSFNHFSGHIPSSLGQLPAAVNFDLRHNNLSGEIPQDGTLANQGPTSFLDNPSLCGFPLQDPCRTSKSPRSAQNTPGSQNSAPASGSNLKKGLKPGFIILISVADAAGVAFIGLIIVYIYWKRKDSNNGCSCTGKSKFGGSDKGMNKFCLCSCLKGNPNNDSEIESEKEGDGGVEGQLVAIDKGFTFELDELLRASAYVLGKSGLGIVYKVVLANGIPVAVRRLGEGGGQRYKEFATEIQAIGRVKHPNVVKLRAYYWASDEKLLISDFISNGSLASSLRGRTGQPSASLTWSTRLRIAKEAARGLAHLHDCSPRKFVHANIKPSNILLDNDFHAYISDFGLNRLISITGSDPSSSGGLIGGVLPYIKSTQSDRPNNYRAPEARLPGARPTQKWDIYSFGIVLLELLTGKSPEASSASSTSPTTSTAAEVTDLVRWVGKGFEEEKPLSELVDPMLLKETHAKMEVLAVFHVALACTETDPEVRPRMKTVSENLDRIGN, encoded by the exons ATGGCTGTGGCTACtgatatcttcttcctctccttcttcgtcATCGTCAGCCTACCTAACATTTGTCTCTCTCTCACCCCTGATGGCCTCTCCCTTCTGGCTTTGAAGTCTGCTGTAGACCAGTCCTCCTCCGACACCTCTGTCTTCTCCGATTGGAATGAGAACGACTCCGATCCATGCCGGTGGACGGGAATTTCCTGTATGAACGTTTCCGAATCCTCCGATCCCCGGGTGGTCGGCATCGCCATCGCTGCCCGCAACCTCCGCGCCTACATCCCATCTGAGCTGGGCTCCCTTTTCTTCCTTCGCCGCCTCAACCTCCACGGTAATCGCTTCTATGGCTCCATACCTGACCAGCTGTTCAACGCCTCTTCTCTCCATAGTATCTTCCTCTACGGTAACAACCTCTCTGGTGGCCTGCCTCCTTCTCTCTGCCACCTACCTCGCCTCCAGAACCTCGACCTCTCCCATAATTCTCTCTCCGGCTCTATCCCCAGGGATCTCGGCAATTGCGGCCAGTTGCAGCGCCTCATTCTCAGCGGAAACCAGTTCTCCGGTCACATACCCACCGGAATTTGGCCCAAATTGTTGAACCTGGTTACGCTCGATCTCTCGTCCAACGGCTTCAGTGGATCCATCCCCTCGGACCTCGGCGAGTTGCAGTCCCTCTCCGGAACGCTCAATCTCTCCTTCAATCACTTCTCCGGCCACATCCCTTCGTCTCTGGGACAATTACCGGCGGCCGTGAATTTCGATCTCCGACATAACAATCTCAGCGGCGAGATTCCTCAGGATGGGACTCTTGCCAACCAAGGCCCCACTTCGTTCCTCGACAATCCTTCCTTATGTGGGTTCCCTCTCCAGGATCCATGCAGAACTTCTAAATCTCCACGGTCCGCACAGAACACTCCAGGAAGTCAGAATTCAGCGCCGGCGTCCGGTTCCAACTTGAAGAAAGGACTAAAACCGGGTTTCATCATCCTAATCTCGGTAGCTGACGCCGCCGGAGTCGCATTCATCGGTTTGATCATCGTTTACATTTACTGGAAGAGGAAAGACTCCAACAATGGCTGTAGCTGCACAGGGAAAAGCAAATTCGGTGGCAGCGATAAAGGTATGAACAAATTTTGTCTTTGTTCTTGCTTGAAGGGCAATCCGAATAACGATTCAGAAATCGAGTCCGAGAAGGAAGGGGATGGAGGAGTAGAAGGCCAATTAGTTGCGATTGATAAAGGGTTCACATTCGAACTGGACGAGCTACTGAGAGCATCGGCTTATGTGTTGGGGAAGAGTGGATTGGGGATTGTGTACAAGGTGGTTCTGGCCAACGGAATACCGGTGGCCGTGAGAAGATTGGGTGAAGGTGGAGGTCAGAGGTATAAGGAATTCGCAACAGAGATACAGGCGATCGGGAGAGTGAAGCATCCCAACGTAGTGAAGTTAAGAGCTTATTACTGGGCTTCCGATGAAAAGCTTCTCATCTCAGACTTCATCTCTAATGGCAGCTTAGCCTCTTCTCTCCGTG GGAGAACGGGGCAACCGTCAGCGAGTCTAACATGGTCAACTCGGTTAAGAATCGCTAAGGAAGCGGCAAGGGGGCTGGCCCACCTACACGATTGTAGTCCAAGGAAATTCGTCCACGCGAACATCAAGCCCTCCAACATCCTCCTCGACAACGACTTCCATGCTTACATCTCCGATTTCGGCCTCAACCGTCTGATCAGCATCACAGGCAGTGACCCATCTTCGTCAGGAGGCCTGATCGGTGGGGTCCTTCCTTACATCAAGTCGACCCAATCCGACCGTCCCAATAACTACCGGGCCCCAGAGGCCCGGCTCCCTGGCGCTAGGCCCACACAAAAGTGGGACATCTACTCCTTCGGGATCGTACTTCTGGAACTACTAACCGGGAAGTCCCCGGAGGCATCATCGGCGTCGTCTACGTCTCCGACGACATCAACGGCGGCGGAAGTAACAGATCTGGTGAGGTGGGTGGGGAAGGGGTTTGAGGAAGAGAAGCCGTTGTCAGAGCTGGTGGACCCTATGCTGCTAAAGGAAACTCACGCTAAGATGGAGGTACTAGCCGTTTTCCATGTGGCCCTGGCATGCACCGAGACCGATCCTGAGGTTCGTCCCAGGATGAAGACCGTGTCTGAAAATCTTGATAGGATCGGCAATTGA
- the LOC122079004 gene encoding protein LYK2, translated as MATTASKLFLRALLFFIFISFSAQAHSLLSCENNSPEALGYRCNGFGLQDHCETYALFYTNSNYSSLFNLSYYLGLNVTAIADASGFSADTKFLAQNQPLLIPIYCRCDDSFFRAGITKTTIKGESFHGIAESLEGLTTCKAIKEQNPHIPPWDLKDKVQLLIPLRCACPSPLELTQGTRFLLSYPISKGETIPNLASKFNTSAEAIISANNKSGSFKFESPEQFSSLLIPLQNKPILYLFSKTPEPNSGYPVTTIPVINPSKHQSKKSTMWKIVLYIALSGVALGAGVAIAAVILVIQWRKNKPNIFENGDVELQQLSIRTTSEKKSSFEGQQDPFDSQILETTTPHKMVLETYTIDELIRATEDFNSSNLIEGSTFHGRLNGKNLAIKRVPPETISKIDFELFHDTFHYNQPNIIRLLGTCLIDEPDSFLVFEYARNGSLKDWLHGGLAVKSQFIASCYCFLTWNQRLRICLDVANALQYMHNIMNPSYIHRNIKSRNILLDEEFNAKIGNFGMAKCVEDNSEDSHSHSHSQTLSSDPTTWDKGYLAPEYLLQGIVSLSTDIFAYGVVLLEVLSGQTPLTRADDKEEGIVRLSDKINSILMSEDANELRDWMDRALGENYSFDAAVTLANLARSCVEEDPSSRPSAGEIVDKLSILVDELPDSEQISTTCESSSKPQVKSTSSNL; from the coding sequence ATGGCAACTACTGCCAGTAAGCTCTTCTTGAGAGCTCtgctcttcttcatcttcatttctttctctgCTCAAGCACACAGCTTGCTAAGCTGTGAGAATAACTCACCAGAAGCGCTGGGCTACCGCTGCAATGGTTTTGGTTTGCAGGACCATTGTGAAACTTATGCCTTGTTCTACACCAATTCAAACTACTCATCTCTTTTTAATCTGAGCTACTACTTAGGCCTCAATGTAACAGCCATCGCCGATGCCAGTGGGTTCTCTGCGGATACCAAGTTTCTTGCCCAAAATCAGCCTTTGTTGATCCCAATTTATTGTAGATGTGATGATAGTTTCTTCAGGGCTGGAATTACAAAGACTACCATCAAAGGTGAGAGCTTTCATGGAATTGCAGAATCACTGGAAGGCTTGACGACCTGCAAAGCAATCAAAGAACAGAACCCCCATATCCCTCCATGGGATCTCAAAGACAAAGTTCAGTTACTGATACCACTGAGATGTGCATGCCCATCCCCATTAGAGCTCACACAAGGAACAAGatttcttctctcttatcctATTAGTAAAGGTGAAACAATCCCAAACCTTGCCTCCAAGTTTAATACCAGTGCAGAAGCTATAATCTCCGCAAACAACAAATCAGGAAGCTTTAAGTTTGAAAGCCCAGAACAATTTTCAAGTCTTCTGATTCCTCTCCAGAATAAACCCATCCTTTATCTTTTTTCTAAAACCCCTGAACCCAATTCGGGTTACCCTGTGACTACCATCCCTGTTATTAATCCCAGCAAGCATCAATCGAAAAAATCAACAATGTGGAAAATTGTACTCTATATTGCACTCAGTGGGGTAGCACTAGGAGCAGGTGTGGCCATTGCAGCAGTGATCTTGGTGATCCAGTGGAGGAAGAACAAGCCAAATATTTTTGAGAATGGGGATGTGGAACTGCAACAGCTAAGTATAAGAACTACCAGCGAGAAGAAATCATCGTTCGAAGGCCAGCAAGATCCTTTTGACAGTCAGATCCTTGAGACCACCACACCCCACAAGATGGTATTAGAGACTTACACCATTGATGAGCTAATAAGAGCGACAGAGGACTTCAATTCCAGCAATCTGATCGAGGGATCCACGTTTCATGGCCGCCTCAATGGGAAGAATCTGGCCATCAAGAGGGTACCACCAGAAACAATCTCCAAGATTGACTTTGAACTTTTCCATGACACCTTCCACTACAATCAGCCAAACATAATTCGGCTTCTGGGTACCTGTTTGATCGATGAGCCTGATTCATTCCTGGTTTTTGAGTATGCCAGGAATGGTTCCTTGAAGGACTGGCTTCATGGTGGGTTAGCAGTGAAGAGCCAATTCATTGCATCTTGTTACTGTTTCCTAACTTGGAACCAGAGGCTGAGGATATGTTTGGATGTGGCTAATGCCTTACAGTACATGCACAACATTATGAACCCTAGCTACATCCACAGGAATATCAAGAGCAGAAACATCCTTTTAGATGAAGAATTCAATGCCAAGATCGGAAATTTTGGAATGGCAAAGTGTGTGGAGGACAATTCTGAGGattctcattctcattctcattctcaaACACTTTCATCAGATCCAACCACTTGGGACAAAGGGTATCTAGCTCCAGAGTATCTGCTGCAGGGCATTGTTTCATTGAGCACTGATATATTTGCTTATGGTGTTGTCTTGCTCGAGGTCTTATCAGGTCAAACTCCCTTAACCAGGGCCGACGACAAGGAAGAAGGAATTGTTCGGCTTTCAGATAAGATCAACTCCATATTAATGTCGGAAGATGCGAATGAACTCAGAGACTGGATGGACCGTGCATTGGGAGAGAATTATTCATTCGATGCAGCAGTGACATTAGCTAATCTAGCAAGATCGTGTGTAGaagaagacccatcttcaaggcCAAGTGCTGGGGAGATCGTTGACAAGTTATCGATATTGGTGGATGAATTACCGGATAGTGAACAAATCTCGACGACCTGCGAAAGTTCTTCAAAACCTCAAGTGAAGTCAACTTCAAGCAATCTGTAA
- the LOC122080221 gene encoding uncharacterized protein At3g27210-like isoform X1, with translation MGSCASINKNPDSTMKLRFSIASKDDKILIPPPTEEKSVDGDHRIAELGFKSQSSPQRASLTSFKDFAGSKEENFFDSQPWIESDCEEEFFSVNGDTPSRGNTPNHQSGFMGKPRLNKTLMDGAAGTRTEASPTDKKKKLAELFSESFSDDQHVDQSLSNGILKPKPINLDLPPRSSNGTPYVSGLNSVCSSERSPNKDFKSDKDKSTRVAQCCLPNFVRSYSFSDRKKRLSPGLNGGG, from the exons ATGGGTTCTTGTGCTTCAATCAATAAGAACCCAGATTCTACCATGAAACTCCGGTTCTCGATTGCTTCTAAGGATGATAAGATATTGATTCCTCCACCCACCGAGGAGAAATCTGTAGACGGTGATCACCGCATCGCTGAACTGGGTTTCAAGTCTCAGTCTTCACCGCAACGAGCCTCCTTGACGAGTTTTAAGGATTTTG caGGTAGTAAAGAGGAAAACTTTTTTGACTCCCAACCTTGGATAGAGTCAGATTGTGAAGAGGAGTTCTTCAGTGTCAATGGTG ATACCCCATCTCGTGGTAATACTCCAAACCATCAGAGCGGCTTCATGGGAAAACCACGACTAAATAAAACCCTTATGGATGGAGCTGCTGGCACCAGAACTGAAGCATCTCCAACtgacaagaaaaagaaactagCTGAGCTTTTCAGTGAGAGTTTTTCAGATGATCAGCATGTGGACCAAAGTTTATCGAATGGAatattaaaacctaaaccaatcAACTTGGATCTCCCTCCCAGATCATCTAACGGAACCCCGTACGTGTCTGGATTGAATTCCGTTTGCAGTAGTGAGAGATCTCCAAATAAAGATTTTAAATCTGACAAAGATAAATCAACCAGGGTTGCACAGTGTTGCCTCCCAAATTTTGTTCGGAGCTATAGCTTTAGTGACAGGAAGAAGAGATTGAGCCCTGGGCTCAATGGTGGAGGGTAG
- the LOC122080221 gene encoding uncharacterized protein At3g27210-like isoform X2 translates to MGSCASINKNPDSTMKLRFSIASKDDKILIPPPTEEKSVDGDHRIAELGFKSQSSPQRASLTSFKDFGSKEENFFDSQPWIESDCEEEFFSVNGDTPSRGNTPNHQSGFMGKPRLNKTLMDGAAGTRTEASPTDKKKKLAELFSESFSDDQHVDQSLSNGILKPKPINLDLPPRSSNGTPYVSGLNSVCSSERSPNKDFKSDKDKSTRVAQCCLPNFVRSYSFSDRKKRLSPGLNGGG, encoded by the exons ATGGGTTCTTGTGCTTCAATCAATAAGAACCCAGATTCTACCATGAAACTCCGGTTCTCGATTGCTTCTAAGGATGATAAGATATTGATTCCTCCACCCACCGAGGAGAAATCTGTAGACGGTGATCACCGCATCGCTGAACTGGGTTTCAAGTCTCAGTCTTCACCGCAACGAGCCTCCTTGACGAGTTTTAAGGATTTTG GTAGTAAAGAGGAAAACTTTTTTGACTCCCAACCTTGGATAGAGTCAGATTGTGAAGAGGAGTTCTTCAGTGTCAATGGTG ATACCCCATCTCGTGGTAATACTCCAAACCATCAGAGCGGCTTCATGGGAAAACCACGACTAAATAAAACCCTTATGGATGGAGCTGCTGGCACCAGAACTGAAGCATCTCCAACtgacaagaaaaagaaactagCTGAGCTTTTCAGTGAGAGTTTTTCAGATGATCAGCATGTGGACCAAAGTTTATCGAATGGAatattaaaacctaaaccaatcAACTTGGATCTCCCTCCCAGATCATCTAACGGAACCCCGTACGTGTCTGGATTGAATTCCGTTTGCAGTAGTGAGAGATCTCCAAATAAAGATTTTAAATCTGACAAAGATAAATCAACCAGGGTTGCACAGTGTTGCCTCCCAAATTTTGTTCGGAGCTATAGCTTTAGTGACAGGAAGAAGAGATTGAGCCCTGGGCTCAATGGTGGAGGGTAG